CACACATTGTGCGAAGATGCAGCAGGGAGAGGGGCAGGAACTTGGTTTGCGCCGGAAGCAACACATCCTATTTGCTCTCCGGCAGAGCGCAGTGGCCGGATCGGATGGTCCATTTATCCACTTCGGATCGGAGTTGTTTGTATAAAGCCACCAAGGCAAGCATGTTTCTTGCCTTCCAGCGAACACGTGAAAGCGACGCCTCTTCGATCTCCTACTTCCTCGTAGCAGAGATCTGCGCTGTCTCTCTGTGCTGGGCTCCAACTTCCCCATACGACCATACGGATCCGTAGCTCTGGGATGGTACAGCACTACAGCAGCGGCAGCTTCAGCTGAAGTCACTTTTATAAAGTCACTTTTATAAACGAAAGTAGTGCTACTCTATCTGTATTTTCTCTTTTGTACCCGAAGCTAAGTCTAGGAGATCAAATATGCAACTGGCTATATTTTGTATCATATAATAACTGCAATGCAAAACCATTTGAATTTTTGCGTCGTGGTCGGACGATTGGTGAGATTGACAGAAGGTCCAGTCGTTGCAGTCTTGCAGAGGACAAGATTTCACGAAGCACGCACCGTTGGTGTCAACTGAGCGCGTACGCCTGGTACTCCCGAGATGGAGAACGACACAGCAACTGTAGTGGATAAACGAGCGAGGAAAACCCCTTTGCAGTTCCTTTCGCCCTCCCGACCCCTTTCCACTGTGCCTGTGCTCGTCAAGATTGGAGAAGGGACAAGCATCACCCGGTAGCCGGTACCTGCTCACCTCTGCTTCCGTTGTTGGATCACTGCATTCGCAAGCTACCGCGCTGGCAACGCAAGCACGTGCGGGTGCAGTACGTGCACACGGACACACTCTCGCCACCTGCCAAACGTGCAGTCAGCCAGAAGCTGCTGTGCGAAGGCATGTCCCTCCAAACGGCTCTGATCGCTAGTCAGCtagctgccggccggcgcccggaACACCGACGGCGGCCAGGCGGCCGGCACCAGATTCCGGCAGCGTCTAGTGTTGCTCCCAAAGCTAGTGTAAACCCATTTGTTTGGTTTGGTTCCAACGACCAGCAGCTGTAGCCGACACGGCCCTGCCATTTCCCTGCACGCGGCGTTAACGAACCCAATGACCACGGTGTCACTCACACACACACCCTGCAGCTAGCTCGGCCGGGGAGAAGGGTAATCCTCGGCACGCGCATGGCAAATCGTGGTCGATCCCGCCGCGGCTTTACCTCACCATTGGTCGATGGCGACGATGCCGGCAGCCGCaccggcgcgcggggcccggcCGTGTCGCGCGGCGACGGACGGACACGACGGGCGGGTGCCGGGGTGGGTTGGTACGCTGGGGCCAGCCttgcgcgcgcgggcggcgcaCCTTCACTTGCCGCCGGGCCCGTCGTCCCGTCGGCTGTAGCTGCCGTAGTGGTTGCCTCGCCTGCCCCGACCGGGACCCATCGCCTCGAGCCGTCGAGCGAGCGATCGGGATCgagcgccacccacccaccaccacgcgaggccaccaccaccaacttCTTCCTCTGTGGTTGCTTTGCCCGCCGCGGGGTCGCCATCGACGCCCCCGCCCGCCTTTAATACCCTCGGCTACTGCTGCCGCGCCCGCTAGCTGCTAGCTCGCGTGCCCCGCCTCGCCTGCAAGCTCGCTCCAGATCCAGAGGacacggcggcggggtggcgaTGATGAAGCAGCCTCGGGGCCGGCAGGAGCCGCGCCGGATGGGCAACGCCGCCATGGTCGTCACCATGCTCGTCTCCCTCTGCGTCCTCACCTACATCAAGGCCCGATACTGCTCCAACCCCTTCCGTACGTCTCCCCTCCTCTgctttcctctcttcctctctttgCTTCCACAGCCCTTCTGCCATCAGCGATCGAGCAATCCATGGCTGGATGCCTGAATTGAAGCTGATCTCACCAACCAATCCATGTCTCCTGCGTGCAGCcaaggcggcggaggagctggaggtggtggaggtggacgaGGACTACGACAGCACGCGGTACAAGTTGTCCGGCCCGATCGGGGAAGAGGACTTCGACCCGTCCCGCCCGACGTGCTACAACACGAGCAAGCGGTCGGAGCGGTGCGCGGCGGTGGGCGACATCCGCGTCGACGGCAACCACTCCAAGATCTACATCAGCCCGCTGGACCGGGAGTGGCGGACCAAGCCGTACGCGCGCCTGCACGACCCCGTCGCCATGGACGACGTCCGCGAGTACACGCTGGTCCCCTTCGGCGGCGCCAACGAcaccgccgtgccgccgctctGCACCCGGAACCACACCGCCCCGGCGTTCCTCTTCTCCAACGGCGGGTTCGCGGGGAACCTCTACCACGACTACACCGACGTGCTGGTCCCTCTGTTCACCAGCACGAACCACTTCGGCGGCGAGGTCCAGTTCCTGCTCAGCGGGATGAAGGACTGGTGGAACGACAAGTTCACGCCGCTGTTCCGGCAGCTCTCCAAGTACGAGGTCATCGACGTCGACAACGACAGGGAGGTCCACTGCTTCCCGCGGATCGTCATCGGCGCCACGTTCCACCGCGCCATGGGCATCGACCCCTCGCGCTCCCCGGGGGGCGTCACCGTCGCTGACTTCaagcgcctcctccgccgcgcgtTCCGGCTGGAGCGCGCTGTGGCGTCGCGGTCGGGGGCGCCGCGGAGGACCCGACCGCGGCTCCTCATCATCTCCCGCAAGAGCTCGCGGCGGTTCCTGAACGAGCGCGCCATggcgcacgcggcggcggcggcgaggttcgacgtGCGCATCGCCGAGCCGGACAACCACACGGACATGCCCAACTTCGCGAGGCTGGTGAACTCGGCGGACGTGATGATGGGGGTGCACGGCGCCGGGCTAACCAACATGGTGTTCCTGCCGAGCCGCGCCGTGCTCATCCAGGTGGTGCCGTTCGGGGGCCTGGAGTGGCTCACCAGGGTGACCTTCAAGGACCCGGCCAGGGACATGGACGTGAACTACATGGAGTACAACGTGTCGCTGGAGGAGAGCTCGCTGAGGGACCTGTACCCGGAGGACCATTTCTACCTGAAGCACCCATACGACGTGCACAAGAAGGGGTGGGACGCCATCAAGACGGTCTACCTCGACAAGCAGAACGTCAGGCTCAACCTCACCAGGTTCGTCAAGACGCTGGAGCAGGCGCGAGAGCTCTTGCCAACGCCCTGACCCCTGACCTGATGGATGTGCCTCCTTCTTCAACCTTCAGATTGGGTTGGGAGCTGCTGCAGCCGGCGACTGCGAGTATGCAAGTGGTAGATAGGCTCACACCATGTCTTGAaactctttttttgttttttttttgttttacttgttctctcttcttcttcttctccctcttgtGGCAAAGATTCATTTctttcattgttttttttttcttttggcaaagGAGGAGAGGAAACAAAGCAAGGTCGTGTCGTAGACGAGAGGTGTTTTCTAAGGTTAATTTACACACACAAAAACACTGTAAATTGATTGATTTTTCGATAAATGCCAAGGCAAGAGAAAGGTAAATTATTTGTCCATAGCCCATCATATATTAGGGTGTGATGTGATCATGACTTTTGCCATCAACAATTTTCATTCAAGATTCCCTAGAAGGCCCCTGTGCAAACCCAAGCAGAAATGTGCCAATCTGGCCTCATCATATGAGGCTTGGGACAGGCATTCACTTAGGACTTGTTTAGGAGGAGGCCTTCACACTTTATCTTAAAGCAGCATGTATGATGCTTAAAGCTCTCGCCAACACACACTGTTGTTATCTTAAAGCACCAACTCCCGTCTTCCTCTGCTACTCCGAGGAGCCCAGTTTTCAGCAAGTAAAACCTGCTAAACATGACCGACCCCTATAGCCTATTGCCCTATCACGCGCCACGGAAAAAGTCTTAAACAAGCCATGAACGATCCCAGCAAGGTGAAGTGGTCGCTGAACTGTTTTCCACACGAAAAAGAAGGGGCCCTCTGACAGGACATCAGACCAACCTAACGGAGTCACTTCTCCTTTCTCTCCGAGCCAACCACAGATTAAAATCCATCAAACGTGAGCATTAGATGGCATCGATTCAGCTGTGGAAAACGCCCACGCAACCGACCATAGCATCCATCCTGAAGCATCCCGGAGAACCCCTGAACTCCTGAACTTCCTCTGATCTCTCCGTCCTTTCGCGCCATCATTGTCAGCAAAGATCTCTTTCTGATGAGAATCGATTAACCCACACGGTGAGCAGGTGGAGTATTGAGATTTCAGATTTGGAAACAGCTCAGCTTCCACGACAACCTCCACTCCCCGGAGCTACCAAATTTCTGTTGCCTCCTCGCCTTTCACGGTGCCATCATCGAGGCTGCAGAAACCAGAAAGAAACGTACTCCAAGACCATCACATGTAAGCCAAGTACTCCTACTTTTAGGCTGATAGCTCAGTCCTGCCAGATCCAGGCGTGAAGCTTGGACCTGCTGCCATGGACCAAGAGAAGCATATGTACGTGCAGGAGAAACAATTCTTGCCAGCTATATATTCAAGAATAAAAAAACGAGCTAACCGTAGTAATTAGTTGATTTAAGCTAGAATTTATGCTCTAATTTCAGATGCATCTGAAAAGGCTGCAATTTCATTATTTCACTACAACTTGCATCTGAAATTCTCGGTTAGAATGGATCACTGTGGACAGGGGGAGGATAAGATATCACATAATCATGGCCGTCTGCTTGCTCAATCCTCTGAAGGATGAATGCCACTGTTCAACAGGGAATGAGTGGTCATTGAAAATGCCACTCCACTAAGATGCAGCTTTCTCTCGGTCAGACATCTTTGTCTCTGCTTTTGTTCGGTTCACCCATTTGACTAATTTTGTTATGACACTGAGACCTAAGCAGTAGAGCAAATGTAGCTTTTGGATGCCATCAATTAGGGCAGTTAGTCCGTGCATGTTGTTATGATTAATGTATTTTTGGTCCTGTATGCTTAATGTATGCTAGTCCAAGGTTGGCAATGACCAATGATACTATGCATTCTAAGCTCTGACTCAGATACTGCTTTTACATGCGTAATACTTCTGTCCCAGCAGGGAGAGGAACATGTGTGATAAATGATACCAAAGAATACGTAGTCAAGTACTTTATACTAGTACTTATGCAACATCATTATCGCTTAAATATAGTGAAGTTTCAGAATTTTCATCAAAATCGTTTAGTCAGACAACACGCCTTTTCTTTTGGGTTTGGTACAACGCATGAAACATGAAAATGTCACCTTAATATCATTAAGTAATTTTATTCGAAAATAGTCCACAATAAAACTCTTAAAGAAGGTGGACATATTATTGCACCTTCTCTGTTTTGCCTGAATCTTGCTccttttcattttatatttgtatAACCGAGAGAGCCGTGTCAACAACTAGAGCATGATGGAATGTAACATCAGATGCTTGAATGCTTTCTTTAAGATCGAAGCTACACTAGCTAAGTAACCCCAAGGAAAAGACAACCGGTTAGGTAGATAATGCATTATAATAGTAATTTAATGATTAGTGCTGTTTTTCTTCAACTGATTGTGGttcggagggagggagggagagataaataaataaaaggctAGTAGCACCGAAAGTTTGCTTTTATGACTTCATTTTTTGTTTCTATttgtctagtttcatctacttTAACTAGAGCAATAGTTGACAAAAATATGTTTGCAAAGATAATTTGTATTGTGTTTCTCTTATAAAATGTGGATCTGAATTTGTGATATACTCATATACAGTATGTAGCACGATCTAGTCATGTCTCTAGGTGGACCATGTAGTACGTTATCCGATCGAAGTGTTTTCATCCTATCAATTATACATAAATTAGTCTCAAATGCTTAAAAGTATTATCTACTACTATATACAGAAAACAGTTAACCTTTATGGAGGTAAAACCACAACTGATGACATTCAGGCTGATGTTATGCTGCCACCTGAACACTGAACTCTAGCCTGGGCCTTTTCTGCCTAAGAGAACAAAATAAAGCGGTAAAAGATAAATTTGTTATAAAGAACATAGTAAGATTCAGCACATCACATCACCCATAGGCAACTGAAGCCTTTTAGGCTATATAATCCTTATAAGCTATATAATACCCAATTTGATTTGAGTGATGGCTCGAGTAGAGTACTGGTTGTAAATATTTCACTAGTAAATAATGTCTCTTACCCAAAATGTACGACCACCAAGTTAACCAGTGAGGATGTGACAGTAAAAAGTAAAGTGCTATGCGTGTGTAGGCCTGCCCCAGTGAGCGCAAAGGCATGAAGCAAATTTTGGACTAAGGTGTTAGAAGCATGTTGCGATGTACATTCAACAAACTCAATCAAAATAGGATTAATGATTGCTACCGATTTGTTTCTGGAAAGTAACTTTGGAGAGAAGAATTGTGATATTATTTGGTAGTTATGGAGAAGAAATTCCAGCAATCTGTGGAGATTAATTCTGCACGCCCTTCCCCAACCCTGCCCCACTTGCAGAGTCATTGACCAGGCAGCACCCTCACAAAGCCAACTTTGTGAAGATTAAAATTCAAAACTAGCTGCTACCCAATTTCATCAACAGAGAGTAGACAGCATGCATTCCTTTGACTGTAACATCACAAGTATAAGGTTGCACCTCTTCATCCCAACTGGTTCGAAGCATCATCACAATCAAAGCAACTATTTGCACTGCCATAGCACATATAATTCCCAACCAAAGGCCCTGGCACATGAAGAGAACTCAGAGTCTCAGACTAGGAGTGGGAAGATCCACGAAAATGTATCTTATAATTGCATAAAACATTGAACTTACCTTACCACCAATTTTCAGAACAAATGCAAAAGTAATAGCTGAAGGGAGACCGACAACATAATAAGCAAACAAGTTGATAAGTGAGCATAATTTCTGCCAGCCACATCCTCGAGCTGCTCCTTAAAACCCATAAACAGACAATGGAAAAATGTCGAACAATATCAGTTAAATAAAGAATTACTGCTATTATGATTATAAAGTGGCATAGAAAACAATGACATATTCTATATGCCAGCACAGGAACTATTGATCTTGTACATAGTACTTGTTTTGTTTCACTCTTCTTTAGTAAAAGAATTAATGATAATGCAATGCAGTAAAAGCAGTAGTTTTGTAATGGCACTGGTCCTAATTGGGTTGTATGCCTGCATGGCATACGGGCAAGTGGCAAAACCCTATTGTAGCTTGCCATATcaaacatgttttttttctttgagatCATTGAGCACGTTCGGTCTGTGGtcatttttatattaaaaacaGCTGAGGCGGTGTAGCAATGAGGCAAGCCAACCAACACCAACAGTCCAAGATCAAGTGATCAGACAAAACTAAAGTTAGCACATGACTGACATTCAAATTATGGTATTTGCATATAATTTTCTCAACAGGGAACATAAATACAATGTGACGCAAATGTGGTATACTAGACATGTATTTGTCCCAAACCTGATAGCGTGCATTGTATTCCATCCATGAAGTCAGAAATAGCAAGAATTGGCATCATCATTGATACATACTTCACGACCTTTTTTTCGTTGCTGTATAAATAACCCCACATATCTCGCACTGATACTGTGACGATAGCTATAAAAAGGCCTTCAGTTAGGCACATGATTCCTGAAATATAAACTGATAGGCGTGCTGCCTGCGGATTCCCAGCACCTAATTCATTGGATACTCTAATACTGTAAAGCAACAAGAGCCATGGTCAAAACTAGTTAaccacaagtttttttttattatgtACAAAGAAATGAAAAGGAGTGGTACTCCTAATTTATGCTTCTCTTACCTTATTACACTGCTGAGGCCACTTGGAATTGTATAAACCATCCACATTGTGTTTAGGCTGCAAAAGAGCCAAAGTTACTTCACATCAAGCACTGGGAGCATAATCCGCCATGAAAATGGAAACACATGCAACTGTAAAGTGATGAGCTGTGTTACAGAGCAACTTTGGATCAAAAGTAAGTTCTCAGTTTGGTTCACTTACCTGATGGACAGAATTGAAGTTTCCAGTTTTGGATCTGGAAGAAATCCTGCTAGGAGAACCACCATCTCAAATGCCCAATACTCCAAGCTGAGCTATCTTGCAAGTCGAATAACCAGTTCCATGCAGAAAGTAGGTAAACCGCACATTACTTCTTTGTAAAAATTGAAAGCTTTACCAAAATGCATACATTTCCAATGTTCCCCATATCAGGCTTACCACTTACCAGGTCATAAAAGTAGATGGAATGGCTAGCCTTAGATATACTTTGACATCATTTAAATTTAGTGCCTCCCTTGACCATCCATGCCAGCTCCTTCTGCCAGCTTCAGAGACTTTCACATATATTGCTAGCAATGCCACGTTGAACCAATAAGATATTGAGGTCGCTAAAGCTGCACCTTTATGGCCAAGGCCAAAAGTTTGAACCAGGAACCAGCATAGTATAATGTGAAGTAGCAATGTAAGCCCAGAGAAAACTACCAATACTTGAACAATGTTCTGGGTCTGCAGGAATCTGGTGAGGCACTGAAGCAAGCCATATGCAAAAAGACCAGGAATCAACCACTGAGCATACAGTCCAGCTTCAGATGATATTTCAGGATTTTGACCAAGAGCGGTAAGGATTTGACCAGTGAAGGCCAAAACAAAGGCCAGAGGAACACCCGTAATCATAAGAGCAATTAtagccctttgtgtatgtgtcCCAAGCATATCATATTGCCTTGCTCCATATGATTGTCCACAAAAGGTATCCAGTGCGCTTCCCATACCCAGCTTGACATGGAAAAGAGGGGCACAAATTTCATTAAATTTAACTGTACTGCAGTAGGCATCAGTGCACAAAGTACAttgtagttagcctgttactcATCACTGCTTAATAGTTAAGTAGTTAGTACAATTATGAAGCATGTGAGAAACCAATTTGGTTAATGGCACACTATTCATAGAACTCGTACTAATTTTGGTTATTAAATCCTTAAAATGTAGCTCCTACAATGCACATGTTCCGATTCACATTTACCCCCTGCTCTTCATGCACAAGCAGTAGCACGGAGTTGAACTTTGGCAGTTGGCAGAAGCGcggctgctagcctgctacgtACCAGGACGCTGAAGCCGGTGACGTTGGcgaaggaggcggcgacggaggcgccGGAGAGGGAGAGCTCCCCGAGGTGCCCGGCGAACATGACGGAGACAACCTGCAGGCTGTACTGCAGCAGGCTGCAGGCCACCAGCGGCGCCGCGAGACCCACCTGCCGCCTcacctccgcccccacctcgGGGCGCGGAGGAGCGCGGGGCAGGAGGAGAGGCGAGGAAGCcgtggcggccggcgcgctcgcctccgccgcgccgcccattTCGCGACGGCCTCACCGCACTGCCTGGGTTTGACTTGACGAATTGATGGGAGGCAGTTTGGTTTCGGAGCGTCGTCTCGTCTGATTGGTTGAGCAATGGGGGAGGAGAATGAGTGCATGGGCCAGACTTTCCAAAAAGGCCAGGTAGATGGGCCCCCGGCACGAAAAGCTGCGGTGCGTGAGTGGGATGGGCTAAAATCTGCTGAACTGTCGATCATATTGTTACAAAGATAACATATTGTTTTGGTATATACGATGATCTTCATATTGTTACATCTGAACATGAAATCCCTCTCACCGTTCCACCTTAATTTTGTTATATGCATATCATCGTACGTGTCAGGTAACTAATGATGGGGACTACTGCGTGGAATTCATGAAGATCATGATATATCCATCTAAATGCTCCACTTTGTCATGAATCTATATGAAGTTTCTTTTTACAGGAAAATCTGTATAAAGTTATAAATGATTTACACTAATTTTATGCATCTAAGTTGGCAAAATTAGTTTGCACAAGAATAAAAGTATAAAACGCACCGCTGCTAAAACATATATTTAGCCACTTGTAACCGGAGGTTTTCAATTTTAGCTGCTAAAACAACTGCAGTATAATGATCGATAAGTTCTCCGGCGGTCACTTATCTTAAAGCACTTCAAACGACACATACGACATGTACCTACTTATTACAGCATAATTTCTCCCCGATTGACATGACTGTTTTGTCAGGGCTCTTATTTCTAAAGATAGATATTATTGTTATCATGATAACGTCACATCTTTATCCTGATTCAGATCAGCATGTCAAAGTCACCCAGAGGACTCCAACTCCAGAATTCATCGTCTTGGGCAGTCGGCTTCACAGGGTTATGGGCTGGAGGATTCTGAATGGTGCCTGCTTGAGCCATCGGTCCATCTATGTTAATCACGCTCGGGGATGCAAGACCTTTATTCCATTCATTGTCTACCTGCAGCAGATCCTCCAGGCCAAGGTTTTGCTGGTCTTGCGAGAATCCATCATCTTGGGCAATCGGCTTCTCAGGGTTATGGGCTGGAGGATTCTGAATGGTGCCTTCTTGAGCCATCGGTCCATCTATGTTAACCACGCTCGGCGATGCAAGACCTTTGTTCCAT
Above is a genomic segment from Setaria viridis chromosome 4, Setaria_viridis_v4.0, whole genome shotgun sequence containing:
- the LOC117852780 gene encoding alpha-1,3-arabinosyltransferase XAT3, giving the protein MMKQPRGRQEPRRMGNAAMVVTMLVSLCVLTYIKARYCSNPFPKAAEELEVVEVDEDYDSTRYKLSGPIGEEDFDPSRPTCYNTSKRSERCAAVGDIRVDGNHSKIYISPLDREWRTKPYARLHDPVAMDDVREYTLVPFGGANDTAVPPLCTRNHTAPAFLFSNGGFAGNLYHDYTDVLVPLFTSTNHFGGEVQFLLSGMKDWWNDKFTPLFRQLSKYEVIDVDNDREVHCFPRIVIGATFHRAMGIDPSRSPGGVTVADFKRLLRRAFRLERAVASRSGAPRRTRPRLLIISRKSSRRFLNERAMAHAAAAARFDVRIAEPDNHTDMPNFARLVNSADVMMGVHGAGLTNMVFLPSRAVLIQVVPFGGLEWLTRVTFKDPARDMDVNYMEYNVSLEESSLRDLYPEDHFYLKHPYDVHKKGWDAIKTVYLDKQNVRLNLTRFVKTLEQARELLPTP
- the LOC117852778 gene encoding protein DETOXIFICATION 16 isoform X3 yields the protein MGGAAEASAPAATASSPLLLPRAPPRPEVGAEVRRQVGLAAPLVACSLLQYSLQVVSVMFAGHLGELSLSGASVAASFANVTGFSVLLGMGSALDTFCGQSYGARQYDMLGTHTQRAIIALMITGVPLAFVLAFTGQILTALGQNPEISSEAGLYAQWLIPGLFAYGLLQCLTRFLQTQNIVQVLVVFSGLTLLLHIILCWFLVQTFGLGHKGAALATSISYWFNVALLAIYVKVSEAGRRSWHGWSREALNLNDVKVYLRLAIPSTFMTCLEYWAFEMVVLLAGFLPDPKLETSILSISLNTMWMVYTIPSGLSSVISIRVSNELGAGNPQAARLSVYISGIMCLTEGLFIAIVTVSVRDMWGYLYSNEKKVVKYVSMMMPILAISDFMDGIQCTLSGAARGCGWQKLCSLINLFAYYVVGLPSAITFAFVLKIGGKGLWLGIICAMAVQIVALIVMMLRTSWDEEAEKAQARVQCSGGSITSA
- the LOC117852778 gene encoding protein DETOXIFICATION 16 isoform X2, which produces MGGAAEASAPAATASSPLLLPRAPPRPEVGAEVRRQVGLAAPLVACSLLQYSLQVVSVMFAGHLGELSLSGASVAASFANVTGFSVLLGMGSALDTFCGQSYGARQYDMLGTHTQRAIIALMITGVPLAFVLAFTGQILTALGQNPEISSEAGLYAQWLIPGLFAYGLLQCLTRFLQTQNIVQVLVVFSGLTLLLHIILCWFLVQTFGLGHKGAALATSISYWFNVALLAIYVKVSEAGRRSWHGWSREALNLNDVKVYLRLAIPSTFMTCLEYWAFEMVVLLAGFLPDPKLETSILSISLNTMWMVYTIPSGLSSVISIRVSNELGAGNPQAARLSVYISGIMCLTEGLFIAIVTVSVRDMWGYLYSNEKKVVKYVSMMMPILAISDFMDGIQCTLSARGCGWQKLCSLINLFAYYVVGLPSAITFAFVLKIGGKGLWLGIICAMAVQIVALIVMMLRTSWDEEVQPYTCDVTVKGMHAVYSLLMKLGSS
- the LOC117852778 gene encoding protein DETOXIFICATION 16 isoform X1, with translation MGGAAEASAPAATASSPLLLPRAPPRPEVGAEVRRQVGLAAPLVACSLLQYSLQVVSVMFAGHLGELSLSGASVAASFANVTGFSVLLGMGSALDTFCGQSYGARQYDMLGTHTQRAIIALMITGVPLAFVLAFTGQILTALGQNPEISSEAGLYAQWLIPGLFAYGLLQCLTRFLQTQNIVQVLVVFSGLTLLLHIILCWFLVQTFGLGHKGAALATSISYWFNVALLAIYVKVSEAGRRSWHGWSREALNLNDVKVYLRLAIPSTFMTCLEYWAFEMVVLLAGFLPDPKLETSILSISLNTMWMVYTIPSGLSSVISIRVSNELGAGNPQAARLSVYISGIMCLTEGLFIAIVTVSVRDMWGYLYSNEKKVVKYVSMMMPILAISDFMDGIQCTLSGAARGCGWQKLCSLINLFAYYVVGLPSAITFAFVLKIGGKGLWLGIICAMAVQIVALIVMMLRTSWDEEVQPYTCDVTVKGMHAVYSLLMKLGSS
- the LOC117852778 gene encoding protein DETOXIFICATION 16 isoform X4, producing MGGAAEASAPAATASSPLLLPRAPPRPEVGAEVRRQVGLAAPLVACSLLQYSLQVVSVMFAGHLGELSLSGASVAASFANVTGFSVLLGMGSALDTFCGQSYGARQYDMLGTHTQRAIIALMITGVPLAFVLAFTGQILTALGQNPEISSEAGLYAQWLIPGLFAYGLLQCLTRFLQTQNIVQVLVVFSGLTLLLHIILCWFLVQTFGLGHKGAALATSISYWFNVALLAIYVKVSEAGRRSWHGWSREALNLNDVKVYLRLAIPSTFMTCLEYWAFEMVVLLAGFLPDPKLETSILSISLNTMWMVYTIPSGLSSVISIRVSNELGAGNPQAARLSVYISGIMCLTEGLFIAIVTVSVRDMWGYLYSNEKKVVKYVSMMMPILAISDFMDGIQCTLSGAARGCGWQKLCSLINLFAYYVVGLPSAITFAFVLKIGGPLVGNYMCYGSANSCFDCDDASNQLG